Proteins encoded together in one Leptolyngbyaceae cyanobacterium window:
- a CDS encoding DUF2809 domain-containing protein: MLSKANIRLLTILSLIIVTPLGFLSKFYKGPLDWWFNDYGGGVLYEIFWCLFVFLLIPKRQAVIKIPIWVFIVTCVLEILQLWHPPLLQQIRATFWGRMLLGTTFVWWDFPHYVIGCLIGWLWLQQIWKLSENRKKRYEKTS, translated from the coding sequence ATGCTATCAAAAGCAAACATTCGTCTGCTAACCATTCTCTCCCTAATTATCGTCACCCCCCTTGGCTTTTTATCTAAATTTTACAAAGGGCCGTTAGATTGGTGGTTCAATGATTATGGTGGCGGCGTTCTTTATGAAATCTTTTGGTGTTTGTTCGTATTTCTGCTCATCCCAAAGCGGCAAGCAGTGATTAAAATACCAATATGGGTATTCATCGTTACCTGCGTACTCGAAATTCTCCAACTTTGGCATCCGCCACTTTTGCAACAGATTCGCGCCACCTTTTGGGGCAGGATGCTGCTGGGAACTACCTTTGTTTGGTGGGATTTTCCGCACTACGTTATCGGTTGTCTGATTGGTTGGTTATGGTTGCAACAAATTTGGAAATTATCGGAAAATCGAAAAAAACGCTATGAAAAAA